Below is a genomic region from Methylobacterium sp. FF17.
TGTAGTACTTGAAGAAGACCAGCATCGGCTCGAAGCCGATTCGAACCAGCGTCAGGGGAGATTTTTTCTTCACCTCTCCGGTCTGCAGCTTGTAGTAAGCGATGTTCTTCTCCACCAGATGCGCGATCGAGCGGATCGACTGGTGGAAGATCGGGGCCCGGATATGCCCCTTGTGCGCGCTCGGGACCTTGACCTCGTCGAAGACGGCACTGTCGGGAAACCGGCAGCGGGTCCGGTCGTAGAGGCGCACGTAGCTGTGGTAATCGGCAAACGGCCTCGGCCGGTCGTCACCGGGATAGACCTGGGTGATCCGGAACTCGTAGCCGTGGATCGCGTCCGGGATCGGCGCCCGCAACAGGGCGAACAGTTCCGCCCGGGTGGCCTCCGTCAGCCACTCGTCCGCGTCGAGGTTCAGGATCCAGTCGTGGCTGGCCTGCGACTCGGCGAAACGCTTCTGCTGGCCGTAGCCTTCCCAGTCACGGTGGAAGCAGGTCGCCCCGAAATCCCGGCAGATCCGCAGGGTCTCGTCCGTGCTCCCCGAGTCGATCACGATGATCTCGGAGACGAGGCCCCGGACGCTCTCGAGACAGCGCAGGATGCGGTCCGCCTCGTTCTTCGTGATGATCGTGCACGAGAGGGCGGTTCTTAAGGCCGGATCAGGCGTCACCTGGGAAATCCCGTGGCTGGTCCGGGGCTTCGTAGCGGCGGGACCGGCGTTTCACAACTCGCGCGCCTGCGTGGAGGCCGTCCACCCGACCGTGCAGGCCCCGACCCTCGGTAGAGGTCCGTGAGACCGCGCCTTAACCGTCCCTTTACCATGATCGGCCACGGCTCGGGACGGAGGGTCCGACGATGCGGCGAGGGATGAAGGCGGGGCCGGGGCTGGCGGCCTTGACGCTGCTCGCGGGTCTGGTGCCCGCCGGCGCGGCCGATTTCGCGGAGCCGTTCGCGCCCGGCGGCGCGCGCGGGCAGGGCCCAGGCCCGATGCCGCGCTACTTTCCGCGGGCGGAAGGGGACGATTCCAGCGGGAGCCGCGCGGTCCCGTTGCGGCGCCAGGCGCTCCGCTGCCGGGCGCGGCGGGTTCCGATCCCCACCGACGCCCCCGACGATCCGAGCTATGTCGGGTCCGCCTACGGCCTCGGCAAGCCGAGCTACTACGGCTTCACGCCGCCGCTCGGGGTGGACGATCCCTACGGACGGCCCCTGCTGCCCTATTGTCCCTGACGGCTGGCGCCGCCGCACGCGGGGGATTAGGTCTGGCGCCATCCGTCCGGCACGTTCGCGAGGTTCCTTGCCCCACGCCCCCCTCCTCCGATTCACGGACGTGGTCCCCTTGCGGACCGAGGTCGCCGGCTGGCGCCGGGCCGGCGCGCGTGTGGTGCTGGTGCCCACCATGGGCGCCCTCCATGCGGGCCATCTCGCCCTGATGGCGCGGGCGCGCGCCCTCGGGCAGCGGGTGGTGGCGAGCGTCTTCGTCAACCCGACCCAGTTCGGCCCCCACGAGGATTTTTCGCGTTACCCGCGCGACACGGAGACGGACCTCGCCCTGCTCGCGGAGGCCGGCGTCGATGCGGCCTACCTGCCGGAGGTCTCAGGGATGTATCCGGAGCACTTCTCCACCCGGATCGAGGTCGAGGGGCTCACGGAGGGCCTGTGCGGCGCGTTTCGGCCGGGGCACTTCTCGGGTGTCGCCACGGTGGTGACGAAGCTCCTCAACCGGGTCCAGCCGGACCTCGCCCTGTTCGGCGAGAAGGATTTCCAGCAGCTCCTCGTGATCCGTCGCGCGGTGCGCGACCTCGACCTGCCCGTGGAGATCCAGGGCGTGCCGACCCTGCGGGAGACGGACGGACTCGCCCTGTCCTCGCGCAACCGCTACCTGGACGCCGACGAGCGGGCGCGGGCGCCACGCCTCCATGCCGTCCTGTCGCGCATCGCCGAGGGGCTCGCGGCGGGCGGGAACGCGGTCCCGCTCCTCGCCGAGGGGCACGCCGCCCTGACGGCGGCGGGCTTCGGCCCGGTCCAGTACCTCGAGGTCCGCGACGCCGAGACCCTGGCGCCCCTGGAGCGGGCCACGCGGCCCGCCCGGGTGCTGGCGGCGGCCTATCTCGGCCGCACGCGCCTCATCGACA
It encodes:
- a CDS encoding glycosyltransferase family 2 protein, coding for MTPDPALRTALSCTIITKNEADRILRCLESVRGLVSEIIVIDSGSTDETLRICRDFGATCFHRDWEGYGQQKRFAESQASHDWILNLDADEWLTEATRAELFALLRAPIPDAIHGYEFRITQVYPGDDRPRPFADYHSYVRLYDRTRCRFPDSAVFDEVKVPSAHKGHIRAPIFHQSIRSIAHLVEKNIAYYKLQTGEVKKKSPLTLVRIGFEPMLVFFKYYIMKMHVTGGVYGFIVAITIAMLRTYRLAILYFPKERTR
- the panC gene encoding pantoate--beta-alanine ligase, with amino-acid sequence MPHAPLLRFTDVVPLRTEVAGWRRAGARVVLVPTMGALHAGHLALMARARALGQRVVASVFVNPTQFGPHEDFSRYPRDTETDLALLAEAGVDAAYLPEVSGMYPEHFSTRIEVEGLTEGLCGAFRPGHFSGVATVVTKLLNRVQPDLALFGEKDFQQLLVIRRAVRDLDLPVEIQGVPTLRETDGLALSSRNRYLDADERARAPRLHAVLSRIAEGLAAGGNAVPLLAEGHAALTAAGFGPVQYLEVRDAETLAPLERATRPARVLAAAYLGRTRLIDNVPVG